The following coding sequences lie in one Allorhizobium pseudoryzae genomic window:
- a CDS encoding ABC transporter ATP-binding protein, with amino-acid sequence MLELRNVSKHVGRDIHIHPTSLTLHRGTLNVLLGPTLSGKTSLMRLMAGLDRPTEGQILFDGQDVTGMPVQKRNVAMVYQQFINYPALTVYENIASPMRTAGKDSATIDREVRKAAELLRLTPYLDRTPLNLSGGQQQRTALARAIVKNANLVLLDEPLANLDYKLREELREELPKIFSASGAIFVYATTEPSEALLLGGNTATLSEGRVTQFGETIQVYRDPADFTTAKTFADPPLNSLDVTRQGDQFLLGEKPILPVPMHLTGIPAGPVRIAFQPHHLHLHAKPTSERLSARTQISEIAGSESFIHLEFAGQKWVLLTHGIHDVDADQTIDVHLDTRHLMAFHPRTGQSLAGAGHEAA; translated from the coding sequence ATGCTTGAATTGCGCAACGTGTCGAAACACGTCGGTCGTGACATTCATATTCACCCGACGAGCCTGACACTTCACCGTGGTACGCTGAATGTCCTGCTGGGGCCAACGCTCTCCGGCAAGACGTCACTGATGCGCCTGATGGCCGGTCTCGATCGGCCGACGGAAGGGCAGATCCTGTTCGACGGGCAGGATGTCACCGGCATGCCGGTGCAGAAGCGCAATGTCGCGATGGTCTACCAGCAGTTCATCAATTATCCGGCGCTCACGGTCTATGAGAACATCGCCTCGCCGATGCGCACGGCGGGCAAGGATTCGGCCACCATCGACCGCGAGGTGCGCAAGGCCGCCGAGCTTCTGCGGCTGACGCCGTATCTTGATCGCACGCCGCTCAATCTTTCCGGTGGCCAGCAGCAGCGCACGGCGCTGGCGCGTGCGATCGTCAAGAATGCCAATCTCGTTCTGCTCGACGAGCCGCTGGCCAACCTGGATTACAAGCTGCGCGAGGAACTGCGCGAGGAACTGCCGAAGATCTTTTCCGCCTCCGGTGCCATCTTCGTCTACGCCACGACGGAACCTTCCGAAGCGCTGCTGCTTGGCGGCAATACCGCGACGCTCAGCGAAGGGCGGGTGACCCAGTTCGGCGAAACGATCCAGGTCTACCGCGACCCTGCGGATTTCACGACCGCGAAAACCTTCGCCGATCCGCCGCTCAACAGCCTCGACGTGACGCGTCAGGGCGATCAGTTCCTGCTGGGAGAAAAGCCGATCCTGCCGGTGCCGATGCATCTGACGGGCATCCCGGCAGGGCCCGTTCGGATCGCCTTCCAGCCGCATCATCTGCACCTGCATGCCAAGCCCACGAGCGAGCGCCTGTCTGCCCGCACGCAGATCTCCGAAATTGCCGGGTCCGAAAGTTTCATCCATCTCGAGTTTGCCGGGCAGAAATGGGTTCTGCTGACGCACGGCATCCACGATGTCGATGCCGATCAGACCATCGACGTGCATCTCGACACCCGCCACCTGATGGCTTTCCACCCCCGCACCGGCCAGTCGCTCGCCGGCGCCGGGCACGAAGCGGCTTAG
- the glpD gene encoding glycerol-3-phosphate dehydrogenase, whose amino-acid sequence MTDERIYDLFVIGGGINGCGIARDAAGRGYSVALAEMNDFASGTSSGATKLIHGGLRYLEHYEFRLVREALMEREVLWAMAPHVIWPLRFVLPYQKGGIRPAWLIRLGLFFYDHLGGRKLLPPTRTLDLRRDEAGKSLKPIFGRAFEYSDGWVDDARMVVLNARDAAIRGATIYSRAKVISARRENGVWTVTIRHTETGDTTVLKARMLVNAAGPWVDQVLNGVMGRNNAHNVRLVQGSHIIVRKKFDHSRAYFFQNPDNRIFFAIPYEGEFTLIGTTDRDYKDDPKDVKISDEEVNYLCNAASEYFAEPVRPSDIVWSYSAVRPLFDDGASKAQEATRDYVLKVEGEGSDAPLLNVFGGKLTTYRRLAEHALEKIGETIGAKGSPWTAGSKLPGADFGVDAYEMQVKRLRSLFPFLSKIHAERLVRCYGTDAIALMGHAKSDGDLGRHFGGSLYEVEVRWLIDKEWAVTAEDVLWRRTKQGLFLTASEAAGLEDYMAGTRRAA is encoded by the coding sequence ATGACAGACGAACGCATTTACGACCTGTTTGTGATTGGTGGCGGCATCAACGGTTGCGGCATCGCCCGTGATGCGGCGGGCCGCGGTTATTCCGTAGCGCTGGCGGAGATGAACGATTTCGCCTCCGGCACGTCCTCGGGTGCCACCAAGCTCATCCATGGCGGGTTGCGGTATCTGGAACATTACGAATTTCGTCTGGTGCGCGAGGCTCTGATGGAGCGCGAGGTGCTGTGGGCCATGGCGCCGCATGTCATCTGGCCGCTGCGTTTCGTGCTGCCCTATCAGAAGGGCGGTATCCGTCCAGCCTGGCTCATCCGCCTCGGCCTGTTTTTCTACGATCACCTGGGCGGTCGCAAGCTTTTGCCGCCGACCCGCACGCTCGACCTGCGGCGCGACGAGGCGGGCAAGTCGCTGAAGCCGATCTTCGGTCGCGCTTTCGAATATTCGGATGGCTGGGTCGATGATGCGCGCATGGTGGTGCTGAACGCCCGCGACGCGGCGATCCGTGGCGCGACGATCTACAGCCGCGCGAAGGTTATCTCGGCCCGCCGCGAGAACGGCGTCTGGACGGTGACGATCCGCCACACGGAAACCGGTGACACGACGGTTCTGAAGGCGCGGATGCTGGTGAACGCTGCCGGCCCCTGGGTCGATCAGGTGCTGAACGGCGTGATGGGCCGCAACAACGCCCACAACGTGCGCCTGGTGCAGGGCTCGCATATCATCGTGCGCAAGAAGTTCGATCACTCGCGCGCCTACTTCTTCCAGAACCCGGACAATCGCATCTTCTTCGCCATTCCCTACGAGGGCGAATTCACGCTCATCGGCACCACGGATCGCGATTACAAGGATGATCCGAAGGACGTGAAGATCAGCGACGAGGAGGTGAACTACCTCTGTAACGCCGCCAGCGAATATTTTGCCGAACCGGTTCGCCCGAGCGATATCGTCTGGAGCTATTCGGCCGTGCGCCCGCTGTTCGACGATGGCGCCTCGAAGGCGCAGGAAGCAACGCGCGATTACGTGCTGAAGGTGGAAGGCGAGGGCAGCGATGCGCCGCTTCTCAACGTCTTCGGCGGCAAGCTGACGACCTACCGTCGCCTCGCCGAGCATGCGCTGGAAAAGATCGGCGAAACCATCGGCGCGAAGGGGTCGCCCTGGACGGCGGGCAGCAAGCTGCCGGGGGCGGATTTCGGCGTCGATGCCTATGAGATGCAGGTGAAGCGCCTGCGTTCGCTGTTTCCGTTCCTCTCGAAGATCCATGCCGAGCGGCTGGTCCGCTGTTACGGGACGGATGCGATTGCGCTGATGGGACACGCAAAGTCCGACGGCGACCTCGGGCGCCATTTCGGCGGCTCGCTCTATGAGGTCGAGGTTCGTTGGCTGATTGACAAGGAATGGGCGGTGACGGCGGAGGATGTTCTCTGGCGCCGCACCAAGCAGGGATTGTTCCTGACGGCTTCTGAAGCCGCAGGGTTGGAGGACTACATGGCAGGAACCCGCCGCGCCGCCTGA